A portion of the Pseudoalteromonas luteoviolacea genome contains these proteins:
- a CDS encoding Mor transcription activator family protein, producing the protein MMAEHEIDLSLLPHGVRKFVEVLGVDRAVSLLKQHQLRMMYIPLNPRPEHEFCQVFGTELAMHLSENHGAKSYQIPKVDKVLLQFRNQEIIKAHEQGVPVQELAEQYGLTRQCIWLILSGTTLSTGDPFALEAQLDLLGDKHRQIDLPL; encoded by the coding sequence ATGATGGCTGAACATGAGATTGATCTGAGCTTGTTACCACATGGTGTGCGTAAGTTTGTCGAAGTTCTTGGGGTTGATAGGGCTGTTTCTTTATTAAAACAGCATCAACTAAGGATGATGTATATCCCACTAAACCCAAGACCAGAACATGAATTTTGCCAGGTCTTTGGTACTGAGCTAGCCATGCACTTAAGTGAAAATCATGGTGCAAAAAGTTATCAGATCCCCAAGGTAGATAAAGTGCTTTTACAGTTTAGAAACCAGGAGATCATTAAAGCGCATGAGCAAGGAGTGCCAGTTCAAGAATTGGCTGAACAGTATGGGTTAACAAGGCAATGTATTTGGTTAATTCTCAGCGGCACAACACTCAGCACTGGCGACCCATTTGCTTTAGAGGCGCAGCTGGATCTTTTAGGCGATAAGCACAGGCAAATAGATTTACCGCTTTAG
- a CDS encoding phage protein GemA/Gp16 family protein has product MNPMIKAIKAAQRAAGIDQVCHVKNVKQISGGLTNSCTGLTKNQQKALLRRYRVLAEMPKQLRLIYSLWGQLARAGKVKQDSKQACETFCEKYCNGQRLHEAESHWSAIIEILKQWLHRGGPNHA; this is encoded by the coding sequence ATGAACCCGATGATTAAAGCAATTAAAGCAGCGCAGCGCGCAGCTGGCATTGATCAGGTATGCCATGTGAAAAACGTTAAGCAGATAAGCGGCGGTCTCACAAATAGCTGTACTGGCCTTACTAAGAACCAACAAAAGGCATTATTACGGCGCTATCGGGTTCTGGCTGAAATGCCAAAGCAACTCAGGCTAATTTATAGCCTTTGGGGCCAACTGGCCCGTGCGGGAAAAGTAAAGCAAGACTCAAAGCAAGCATGTGAAACATTCTGTGAAAAGTACTGCAATGGACAGCGCTTGCATGAAGCTGAGAGCCATTGGTCCGCCATTATAGAAATCCTGAAACAATGGCTACATCGTGGAGGGCCAAATCATGCCTAG
- a CDS encoding AAA family ATPase has protein sequence MNKFSSHYNEEQQIQVKLINEEIEFYALGPEDYCLGYDLNQVNSVLGGESPINPKKLLDVLWAHFFGDFDPKEFSSVSGFADCYNANDKVLVARIKKRMTDEDIANQGVNSTYIAKKINKSPSTVSQLLSGKYAASPTKYLHDIYAIVAPAGTDAADDNASDDRPIITIRYGEVPFVPTSVAKVIALACEHARARRRFSVVAGQAGIGKSRGLERYCEENPLAILIIGSEQTTSKQVIESLCTTLGLPKKPSVAKNIENIVRTIENTERIILLDEADKCKPSALDPLRTISDAAKVGVCLIGNIQLVDKLQTNERYELISSRVCFWPKPIGEVPIEDIRNLFNELTQGTVPLESDDDQWWQWLHKRVEGNSRLLVENLLPHILSHSRKNPNKKLDKLLVNSIFANVLNQQAV, from the coding sequence ATGAATAAGTTCAGCAGCCATTACAACGAAGAGCAGCAAATTCAAGTAAAGCTCATTAACGAAGAAATTGAATTTTATGCCCTAGGGCCAGAAGACTACTGCCTAGGTTACGACTTAAACCAGGTTAACTCAGTACTGGGTGGTGAATCACCAATAAACCCTAAAAAGCTATTGGATGTATTGTGGGCGCACTTTTTTGGTGACTTTGACCCTAAAGAGTTTAGCAGTGTGAGTGGCTTTGCGGACTGTTATAACGCGAATGATAAAGTACTTGTAGCACGTATTAAAAAGCGCATGACCGATGAAGACATTGCAAACCAAGGGGTAAACAGTACTTATATAGCCAAGAAGATTAATAAGTCTCCGTCGACGGTTAGTCAGTTGCTCTCTGGTAAATATGCAGCTAGCCCAACTAAGTACTTGCATGACATTTATGCCATTGTCGCACCCGCAGGTACAGATGCTGCAGACGACAACGCAAGTGATGACAGACCTATAATTACTATTCGATACGGCGAAGTACCTTTTGTGCCAACCAGCGTTGCTAAGGTGATTGCACTTGCTTGTGAACATGCAAGAGCGAGGAGACGCTTTTCTGTAGTTGCTGGTCAAGCTGGCATTGGCAAAAGCAGGGGGCTTGAGCGTTACTGTGAAGAAAACCCATTAGCGATATTGATTATTGGCAGTGAACAAACGACCAGTAAACAAGTGATTGAGTCACTGTGTACCACCTTAGGTCTCCCTAAAAAACCGAGTGTTGCTAAAAACATCGAGAACATAGTTAGAACCATAGAAAACACTGAGCGCATAATTTTGCTAGATGAGGCGGACAAATGTAAGCCCAGTGCATTGGACCCACTCAGAACTATATCAGATGCGGCTAAAGTAGGCGTGTGTTTGATAGGCAATATTCAGCTGGTCGATAAGCTTCAAACCAACGAACGTTACGAGTTGATTTCATCCCGCGTGTGCTTTTGGCCAAAACCGATTGGTGAGGTGCCAATTGAGGACATCAGAAATCTATTCAATGAACTTACCCAAGGCACTGTACCACTTGAGTCCGATGACGACCAATGGTGGCAATGGCTACATAAAAGGGTAGAGGGAAATTCAAGGCTCTTAGTCGAAAACCTACTCCCTCATATCCTGAGCCACAGCCGGAAAAACCCAAACAAGAAGCTAGACAAGCTCTTGGTGAACTCAATCTTCGCCAATGTACTGAATCAACAAGCTGTATAA
- a CDS encoding Mu transposase C-terminal domain-containing protein has product MHPAVIRFNNLPTVVSQSVWSEASDKARKTAQNRTALVKHWLASGLGVDKARTALIESLNNGLVTPAIHQAVTDLGKVPTRATAFNWVNAYRQQGVEGLLPQHRGRIAAQPKWAAKALELYHCINSPSFALVAEDLKKQGHDATAGQVRRFINSMPHELGPQSPYRMGAKLYREKHKDFIIRSTEHIAPGFIYNGDGHQVDVYVSHPKTGKAWRFELTAFQDVASRCIVGWEISESENAIATMTALTRSIKNHQHIPSMLYVDNGSGYKSKMMSDECCGVYAQFDIEVIFAIPGNARAKWIERFFKHMEEHVGKRFESYCGPDHNEREKLKLLNDVKKGKRELPSLEQWITEFKAFLEHYHNSPHPEIKGKTRKQVWEEGLIQEQPAITDFVVLPRAKVKVARGQIRLHKRVYTADYLFQFNGKELVAGYDLHDDTYLVLYEQSGEFIMNCRIKNKVEALPTSRIEETDLKRLQGQEKRIQNQLSEKRARVDKKRVIDVDAVEELAADIKAIPEIEPEVLDMDLSDFEVDHVTQVKNEYQIDLGDIHE; this is encoded by the coding sequence ATGCATCCTGCTGTGATTAGATTTAACAACTTACCGACGGTTGTTAGCCAGTCTGTATGGTCAGAGGCCAGCGACAAAGCGCGCAAAACTGCCCAAAATCGTACGGCACTGGTAAAACATTGGCTTGCTAGTGGCTTAGGTGTAGACAAAGCAAGAACTGCACTTATTGAGTCATTAAATAATGGGCTGGTAACGCCTGCCATACACCAAGCTGTGACTGACCTTGGCAAAGTACCAACGCGCGCAACTGCCTTTAATTGGGTTAATGCTTATAGACAGCAAGGCGTTGAAGGCTTACTTCCACAACATAGAGGCCGAATAGCCGCGCAGCCTAAATGGGCAGCCAAAGCGTTAGAGCTTTACCACTGTATTAACTCGCCCAGTTTCGCATTGGTTGCTGAAGACTTAAAAAAGCAAGGGCATGATGCCACCGCTGGACAAGTTAGGCGTTTTATAAACTCTATGCCTCACGAACTAGGCCCGCAAAGCCCTTACCGTATGGGCGCAAAGCTTTACCGTGAAAAACACAAAGACTTCATTATTCGCTCCACTGAGCATATTGCCCCTGGTTTTATTTACAACGGTGATGGACACCAAGTTGATGTGTATGTGTCGCACCCCAAAACAGGCAAAGCATGGCGCTTTGAGCTAACCGCGTTTCAAGATGTCGCAAGCAGATGCATTGTTGGGTGGGAGATTAGCGAGTCTGAAAATGCCATAGCAACCATGACGGCATTAACTCGTTCGATTAAAAACCATCAGCATATTCCTAGCATGTTGTATGTCGATAACGGCAGTGGTTATAAATCAAAAATGATGTCTGATGAATGCTGTGGTGTGTATGCGCAATTTGATATTGAGGTCATTTTTGCCATACCAGGCAATGCCCGCGCTAAATGGATTGAACGCTTTTTTAAACATATGGAAGAGCACGTGGGTAAACGCTTTGAAAGCTACTGCGGCCCAGACCATAACGAGCGCGAAAAGCTTAAACTGCTTAACGACGTGAAAAAAGGCAAGCGCGAGCTGCCTTCTTTAGAGCAATGGATAACTGAGTTTAAGGCATTTTTAGAGCACTACCACAACAGCCCACACCCTGAGATTAAAGGCAAAACCCGCAAGCAAGTATGGGAAGAGGGCCTTATCCAAGAGCAACCTGCAATCACTGACTTTGTGGTCCTACCCAGAGCCAAAGTGAAAGTGGCCCGTGGCCAAATCAGACTACATAAGCGTGTTTATACCGCTGACTACCTCTTTCAATTTAATGGTAAAGAGTTGGTTGCTGGCTACGATTTGCACGACGACACCTATCTTGTGCTGTATGAGCAATCAGGCGAATTCATTATGAACTGCCGCATTAAGAACAAGGTTGAGGCACTGCCAACAAGCCGTATTGAAGAAACTGACCTTAAGCGGCTTCAAGGTCAAGAAAAGCGCATTCAAAACCAGCTTTCTGAAAAGCGTGCAAGAGTAGACAAAAAACGTGTGATTGACGTGGACGCGGTTGAAGAACTGGCTGCAGACATCAAAGCCATTCCAGAAATTGAACCTGAAGTATTAGACATGGACCTCTCAGATTTTGAGGTTGACCACGTGACCCAAGTTAAAAACGAATACCAAATAGATTTAGGAGACATTCATGAATAA
- a CDS encoding helix-turn-helix domain-containing protein yields the protein MLGDSITESDIDKVIDILRDKLGVNSDRALAMELGLSHSGISMSKKKGTLPYTSIVATCKQKKISLDEVFGIDVDQTSDNSSTEEKPTKSEDASRNSAEDALAAIALVEQIIDDLLYSKNLDAERELLIRKKLTPMLIEKTFEHNFNEVMVKTIAEGALFMAF from the coding sequence ATGTTAGGCGATAGTATTACAGAGTCAGATATCGACAAAGTAATCGATATACTGCGTGATAAGTTAGGTGTGAATAGCGATAGAGCTCTTGCAATGGAATTGGGCCTTTCCCATAGTGGAATATCAATGTCCAAGAAAAAAGGGACATTACCTTATACTTCTATCGTAGCCACCTGTAAGCAAAAGAAAATTTCCTTGGATGAGGTGTTTGGAATTGACGTAGACCAAACATCTGATAATAGCTCTACGGAAGAAAAACCAACAAAGAGTGAAGACGCAAGCAGAAACAGTGCTGAAGATGCGTTAGCTGCAATCGCCCTTGTTGAACAGATAATAGATGATTTGCTTTACTCGAAAAATTTGGATGCAGAGCGCGAACTTCTGATCCGTAAAAAGTTAACGCCAATGTTAATTGAAAAAACATTTGAGCATAACTTTAACGAAGTCATGGTTAAAACCATTGCGGAAGGAGCGCTCTTTATGGCTTTTTAA
- a CDS encoding ATP-binding protein, translating into MLKSRIIASALILQSGTCQALNFEHLNGVAQDQNDYMYFSSHEGVLKYDGEHIVKLNEVSELPAGSARDLEISDSNIAYILYSSGQIWSLNLNTYEANLFAETDAHNIEVTHDALFTQEDYQVLEYDLATGQYGARISGKEKLIDLESRYNNVYGLTEKGLYQIHNGRSYKVIDQEIKNGDLEVTPHGAIFFADDHLKYYSQLQDRSITNHNVERAENLTYVAPYVVYFTDGDEVNEVSLSTLEVARANVSSTRKTYLSLFADNKKQLWGLNINEFGIVEGNTRVTNLGLGSKYNIIERVDKQWWIGTTRGVFVNGEPVEWLNSKIAEGRDFEVTAFSHFAGKVIVSTDIGAYAVETEKRIVEKLYDGYVINSSVIAESLYLATDEDAVVKFNSKLQYEEFNNNSMLSSHEVLGVTEISGELFVSTAAGLDRIDSPRSVSREYQGTSKVADVAILDGVLYMATYGEGLLKKVDGNWVRVPSPEYIKEIVEVRDALYLLTNNGIHTIAKEQDSSRLIRETQDHSFMIGSVRVADKVVIAVSDSALIEMTNFKEQSIAPPVVSYISTNDGFVFNKDALEIDQKGWVNIAITNLQYRHNEGVKYEYRLNEGSWIPLHSPMIQLNNLYPDHYSVEFRQIVGNVASEPAMYSFEVRSHWYNSPTALVVYLFIAVLLVSAVACFTYFWVQSFRRVFRQNERKRQSSNLGQIAMLVEQGKVLVSSGDDTMFTEGLVKFDKVSELITPIVNNGPYLGEQRLLAGLDLLQVQSSLQAKIKVNFETVIGNVKLDPQLERDIYAVVYHGLHNAVHHSEGSEVNVFVHKLRSKIHVHIEDDGIGIPLRSRFHFGEGLYKMNDVAKSYKTKFKLNSSRKGTKIQIVFPLIERDRMSKEDIEREIRERM; encoded by the coding sequence ATGTTGAAGTCAAGGATAATTGCCTCTGCTTTGATATTACAGAGCGGAACCTGTCAGGCGCTTAACTTTGAGCACCTTAACGGTGTGGCTCAAGATCAGAATGATTATATGTATTTCTCTTCACACGAAGGTGTTTTGAAGTATGATGGCGAGCACATTGTAAAGCTAAATGAAGTGAGCGAACTGCCAGCTGGTTCAGCACGTGACTTAGAGATTAGCGATTCAAATATTGCTTATATTTTGTATTCATCGGGGCAAATTTGGTCTCTGAATTTGAATACATATGAAGCAAACCTTTTTGCAGAGACGGATGCTCACAACATTGAAGTTACTCACGACGCCTTATTCACGCAAGAAGATTACCAAGTACTTGAGTACGACCTAGCAACAGGCCAGTATGGGGCGAGAATATCGGGTAAAGAAAAGCTGATAGACTTAGAATCCAGATACAACAATGTTTATGGGTTAACTGAAAAAGGCTTGTATCAAATCCACAACGGACGCTCTTATAAAGTAATCGACCAAGAAATTAAAAATGGCGATCTAGAAGTTACACCACACGGTGCAATATTCTTTGCAGATGATCACCTCAAATATTACTCCCAATTACAAGACCGAAGTATTACTAACCACAATGTTGAACGCGCTGAAAACTTAACTTACGTTGCCCCTTATGTTGTTTATTTCACAGATGGTGATGAAGTTAATGAGGTGTCTTTGTCTACCTTAGAAGTCGCTAGAGCCAACGTTAGCTCTACTCGTAAGACATACTTATCCTTATTCGCGGATAATAAAAAGCAGCTGTGGGGCCTAAACATTAATGAATTTGGAATCGTTGAGGGCAATACTCGTGTGACGAATTTAGGCTTAGGGTCCAAGTACAATATTATTGAACGAGTAGACAAACAGTGGTGGATAGGCACCACAAGAGGTGTATTTGTAAATGGTGAACCTGTTGAGTGGCTGAATTCAAAAATCGCAGAAGGCCGTGATTTTGAAGTGACAGCTTTCTCCCACTTTGCTGGAAAAGTGATTGTTTCAACCGATATCGGCGCATATGCCGTTGAGACTGAAAAACGTATTGTAGAAAAGCTTTATGATGGGTATGTAATTAATTCGTCCGTTATTGCTGAATCTTTGTATTTGGCGACAGATGAAGACGCAGTGGTTAAGTTTAATTCCAAATTGCAGTATGAAGAATTTAATAACAACTCCATGCTATCAAGCCATGAAGTTCTTGGTGTAACAGAGATTAGTGGCGAGTTATTTGTTAGTACTGCTGCTGGTCTTGACCGGATCGACTCTCCAAGATCAGTTTCCAGAGAGTACCAAGGTACTTCTAAAGTTGCTGATGTCGCAATCCTAGACGGTGTGTTGTATATGGCAACTTACGGAGAGGGCCTATTAAAAAAGGTAGACGGTAATTGGGTTAGAGTCCCTTCACCTGAATATATTAAAGAAATTGTAGAAGTACGGGACGCACTCTATTTACTGACCAACAACGGCATTCACACAATTGCTAAAGAACAAGATTCATCCAGGCTAATCAGGGAGACACAAGACCATTCGTTTATGATTGGTAGCGTGCGAGTTGCCGATAAAGTAGTGATTGCAGTAAGTGATAGCGCGCTTATTGAAATGACAAATTTTAAGGAGCAATCAATAGCGCCTCCAGTAGTAAGCTATATCAGCACAAATGATGGCTTTGTATTTAATAAAGACGCGTTAGAGATAGATCAAAAAGGCTGGGTAAATATAGCGATTACTAATCTTCAATATCGCCACAATGAAGGCGTTAAATATGAGTATCGTCTAAATGAAGGTAGCTGGATACCTTTACATAGCCCGATGATACAGTTAAACAATTTATACCCAGATCACTATTCAGTAGAGTTCAGGCAAATTGTAGGCAATGTTGCCAGTGAACCCGCAATGTATTCGTTCGAGGTTCGCTCTCATTGGTATAACTCCCCTACAGCGCTAGTTGTATACTTATTCATAGCAGTGCTATTGGTATCAGCAGTTGCATGCTTTACTTATTTTTGGGTTCAGTCATTCCGCAGAGTCTTTAGACAAAATGAACGTAAGCGCCAAAGTAGTAACTTAGGTCAAATCGCTATGCTTGTTGAACAAGGTAAAGTGTTAGTCAGCTCTGGTGATGACACAATGTTTACTGAAGGACTGGTTAAGTTCGACAAAGTATCTGAGTTAATAACCCCCATAGTTAACAATGGCCCTTACCTTGGCGAGCAAAGGTTGCTTGCTGGTTTAGATTTGCTGCAAGTGCAATCTAGCTTGCAGGCGAAAATTAAAGTTAACTTTGAAACGGTGATAGGCAACGTAAAGCTAGATCCCCAATTAGAGCGTGACATTTACGCTGTTGTTTATCATGGCCTTCATAACGCTGTGCACCACTCCGAAGGTTCCGAGGTTAACGTATTCGTGCACAAGCTTAGATCTAAAATTCATGTGCATATTGAAGACGACGGCATTGGCATTCCTCTGCGTTCTCGCTTCCACTTTGGCGAAGGTCTTTACAAAATGAATGATGTAGCCAAGTCATACAAAACCAAGTTTAAGCTTAATTCATCGCGTAAAGGTACTAAGATTCAAATTGTTTTCCCGCTTATTGAGAGAGATAGAATGAGTAAGGAAGATATTGAGAGAGAGATTAGGGAAAGGATGTAA
- a CDS encoding HNH endonuclease, translating to MASDSTNGKTRKKIPIQLENTVLYKCGFKCCVCKTDETSVQIHHIDQNPSNNIEGNLVALCSNCHDRAHTTHQLSKNLTPSRLLKFKSMWENEISEKSSIAMLPENQGNLSNAMWTFVNHQRLPDLMRGYGLKFEPELLRELIEENLIDAHGNLKFEHDVNPKKAVYTIYDHYRWDNARRIHSLFLKAVDKIIMSVRPIELGAIWTKTQINNLISPGSICFCFRGFMFQRGSLIEGVENRHAYARAKNIELRMLVNSFHIYGTSAYIGHFVGNSRVAALIMVRDIFREGNKMVISATPIALGSGFSTHDYSSPYPLKYGWARDR from the coding sequence TTGGCTAGCGACAGTACAAATGGTAAAACAAGGAAAAAAATCCCGATACAACTAGAAAATACTGTACTTTACAAGTGCGGCTTCAAATGTTGTGTATGCAAAACGGATGAGACCTCAGTTCAAATACACCATATTGACCAAAACCCTTCTAATAACATAGAGGGTAACTTGGTAGCTTTGTGTAGCAATTGTCACGACAGAGCACATACGACTCATCAATTATCAAAGAACTTGACGCCTTCTAGGTTGTTGAAATTTAAAAGTATGTGGGAAAATGAAATCTCAGAGAAGTCTTCAATAGCGATGCTCCCAGAAAACCAAGGAAACCTTTCCAATGCTATGTGGACTTTTGTTAATCACCAGCGATTACCTGATCTAATGAGGGGTTACGGGTTAAAATTTGAACCTGAGCTGCTTCGTGAATTAATCGAAGAAAATCTGATAGATGCACATGGTAATCTGAAGTTTGAGCATGACGTAAACCCTAAAAAAGCAGTTTATACCATATATGACCACTATAGATGGGATAACGCGAGAAGAATACATAGCCTGTTTCTTAAAGCTGTTGACAAAATTATAATGAGTGTAAGACCTATAGAGCTTGGCGCAATTTGGACCAAGACTCAAATTAACAACTTAATTTCGCCTGGCTCAATATGCTTCTGCTTTAGAGGCTTTATGTTCCAGCGAGGGAGCTTAATTGAGGGGGTTGAAAATAGACATGCATACGCTAGAGCAAAAAACATAGAATTAAGGATGTTAGTTAACTCCTTTCACATCTATGGTACATCTGCTTACATAGGACATTTTGTAGGAAACTCAAGAGTCGCAGCTTTGATTATGGTTAGGGATATTTTTAGAGAAGGCAATAAAATGGTTATTTCAGCAACTCCTATTGCATTAGGTAGTGGCTTTTCAACACATGATTATTCTTCTCCCTACCCGCTAAAGTATGGATGGGCAAGGGATAGGTAA
- a CDS encoding phage protein Gp36 family protein — MFVNTQHTVNTLGVNRLVDYANGRFSIGFDAQDITDNDIKTALLVTPETDIQTTVFNWFETASTNVNNTIAGYVAKLELTQAEVDASPLLGIAADLMRYELCNNDADEGLMTRRKNAMQELSKIEAGTIQIKAPSPVASGPIQTKTPSSNFDWARY; from the coding sequence ATGTTTGTAAATACGCAACACACAGTAAATACCTTGGGCGTAAATCGATTGGTTGATTATGCAAATGGTCGTTTTTCGATTGGGTTTGATGCGCAAGATATCACAGACAACGATATTAAAACCGCGCTGTTAGTCACACCTGAAACAGACATTCAAACCACCGTATTTAATTGGTTTGAAACTGCCTCGACCAATGTAAACAACACGATTGCTGGTTACGTGGCCAAGCTTGAGCTCACACAAGCGGAAGTGGATGCTTCACCCCTGCTTGGCATTGCAGCAGACTTAATGCGCTACGAACTGTGCAACAACGACGCCGACGAAGGTTTAATGACCAGACGTAAAAACGCCATGCAGGAGCTTAGCAAAATTGAGGCGGGCACCATTCAAATTAAAGCACCCTCGCCTGTGGCGTCTGGCCCTATTCAAACTAAAACCCCAAGCAGTAATTTTGATTGGGCTAGGTACTAA